A genomic region of Streptomyces rimosus contains the following coding sequences:
- a CDS encoding S1 family peptidase: protein MKHRRIPQRRAVLAGAGALALATTATLSLASANAADGPAVKQLTPAAATALASQLSGHAAGSYYDARAKKLVVNVVDRKAADAVRAKGAEARMVRHSLAQLDAARATLKQRATIPGTAWAMDPRANKVVVTADRTVSGAKLDKLNKVVKSLGSKAELRRTAAKFTPFIAGGDAIWGSSSRCSLGFNVTKGGQPYFLTAGHCGNAVKSWSDKQGGQEIAGTEDSKFPGNDYAIAKYTADTAHPSEVNTYGGAPQKITKAAEATVGQKVKRSGSTTHVHDGTVKALDASVNYQEGTVEGLIQTDVCAEPGDSGGALYDGESALGLTSGGSGNCSSGGETYFQPVPAALKAVGAQIG from the coding sequence TTGAAGCACCGACGGATTCCTCAGCGGCGCGCGGTCCTGGCCGGCGCGGGAGCCCTGGCTCTCGCGACCACCGCCACCCTCTCCCTGGCCAGCGCCAACGCGGCGGACGGCCCGGCCGTGAAGCAGCTGACGCCCGCCGCGGCCACCGCACTCGCATCCCAGCTCAGCGGCCACGCGGCCGGTTCGTACTACGACGCACGGGCCAAGAAGCTGGTGGTCAACGTCGTCGACCGGAAGGCGGCCGACGCCGTACGGGCCAAGGGCGCCGAGGCCAGAATGGTCCGGCACAGCCTCGCCCAGCTCGACGCGGCCCGCGCGACGCTCAAGCAGCGGGCCACCATCCCCGGCACCGCATGGGCCATGGACCCGCGGGCCAACAAGGTCGTCGTCACCGCCGACCGCACGGTCTCGGGCGCCAAGCTCGACAAACTGAACAAGGTCGTCAAGAGCCTCGGCAGCAAGGCCGAGCTGCGCCGCACCGCGGCGAAGTTCACCCCGTTCATCGCCGGCGGCGACGCGATCTGGGGGAGCAGCTCGCGCTGCTCGCTCGGCTTCAACGTCACCAAGGGCGGCCAGCCGTACTTCCTGACGGCCGGCCACTGCGGCAACGCCGTCAAGTCCTGGTCCGACAAGCAGGGCGGCCAGGAGATCGCCGGCACCGAGGACTCCAAGTTCCCGGGCAACGACTACGCCATCGCCAAGTACACCGCGGACACCGCCCACCCGAGCGAGGTGAACACCTACGGCGGCGCCCCGCAGAAGATCACCAAGGCGGCCGAGGCCACCGTCGGTCAGAAGGTCAAGCGCAGCGGCAGCACCACCCATGTGCACGACGGCACGGTCAAGGCACTCGACGCCAGCGTCAACTACCAGGAAGGCACGGTCGAAGGGCTGATCCAGACCGATGTCTGCGCCGAGCCCGGCGACAGCGGAGGCGCGCTGTACGACGGTGAGTCGGC